The Spinacia oleracea cultivar Varoflay chromosome 2, BTI_SOV_V1, whole genome shotgun sequence DNA segment AGGCCCCGTTCGGTATCGTTTTTTGCTTccagttttcttttttttacaaaactaaaaccaCACAAAAGTAGTTTGTtttcagttttcaaaatcaacatgattatCACATGTTTGACTATTTTTAGTTCATGACTCAATCTAAATTATATGACttacaaaaccaaaaaatgGAAACTGACAGTGATACCTTAGTTACAATTTGATAAAGTTGTAATATGCATCTAGAAATTGGAAAAATTActggaaaaaagaaaagaaaatacagGTAGTGGTTTGTAACCGTCTTTCCCATAACAATTAACAAAACTATAAATGATCGATGTCAAATAAATAACATGTTGCATTCATTATATGTCTTATATCAGGTTGCTTTCCCCCATTGTGCAACTTGTTTTGGTCGTTGTTATCCCAGTGGCAGTGTACTTATTATGGATGCCAAGGGTTCATTCGATGGGTTAACCCGTTTGTTATCCGTGTCATCATCAAGAGAGATCCCTAGGCGAGCACAAAGTACAGATACACAAAACATATTGGAAAATGGGAGTTCGTCTATGGTAGAAAACGGGGTTATCCCTGAAAATGAACAAAAAGAGGATAATGCTAATGTAGATGAAAACGAGCAGAAGAGTGAAGATTTGAAGGCTGATGATGGGAAAGACGGAGTAGTAGATGGAGTGATACATGAAGTGAAGTAGCGTGATTGGTTCGGATATTGCTGATAAGTTGAGAGATGGCTCGTGTCATCAGAAATCTGTGTTTCTATTCAGATTTGAATCTGTCCTCATGGTAAGAAGaaaaatacttcgtatttaGCAACCAATTTAATTATAATGAAATGGGAAAATAAATAGATTATTATTGTACGTTCGAGTTTGAGCTCTATAGAGATGACGGGAAAAGGGAATAGTATTACAATTCTCAGGTCTATTGACGTTAGGGGTGCAAACGAGCCAAGTTGAGCCGAGTACTACcctgttcatgttcatttaatTCAGGCGAGTTTGAGCTTGAGCTTTCAACCGAGCTCAAAATTTTGTTCAAGCTCGGTTTGTTTGTAaagtagatttttttttgttctctttctttttttttcttttttttttttttttttatatatctaTTGTAAATTAGGTTTTTGGCAATTAGGTATACAACACATAATTAAATTTTTGTATGTTTTCAGGTGGATTTTGGAAGATGTattgtacattttttttttgggcgagGCTGAACTAAACAAAATACTTGGTCTGTACATTTGAGCCTTGATATGGTATGATTGTGTGACAATTTTTGTTCGCAGCAGTGTATTGACAGACATggtgttatatatatatatctgatGAGTGTTAAAACGTACTGCTAGACATGGCAGTGAGAATATATATGCATCAATTGCAAAACTAGAATCTTAAGATTTTTAAGTTTTCATcgaacaaaaggtcttgcacgcttaaggtgtacaataaatttattgtacactaagataacttttatgcagttttttttgtaactttaacctagtttttataacttttatacgaagtatcataaaaaaaaaagttcgtagataaacattttaaagggttaaatgattaattttatacattattagtgattttgaagaattttttttatttaaatgaaaaaatttatcactaaaaaatagataacttttactaagtatgtgtttatggTTTCATTGTTTCATTTTATATAGTCGGAGTAATAAAATCAATACCCATGAGGCCGTGACTAATTATGTAAGTTTAGTTATGTTCAATTCCTACTATTTACTCATTGACTCACATATTCTCTTTAAAGGctggtgtataataaatatttaaagaTGTAGACAAAGTTAGCTTTACAAACTCAACAAAGTCTCCCAAAACAGATACATTATCGTTGTCGGTCTCACTTGTGCCTGTTGTACATACACAAGCGTCCACGATAGACCCTCGCTCCCATTCTAATCAAACACTCGCTCGTGCCTCACAAGCCCTGCGGCACTCATTCATTCATCCCACACAAGCCTTGCGCCCCGTCGCCAGAAGGCAGAAGAAGCGCACGGCACAGATCCGATGTCAAAACATTCGGACCGTGACACATTGTCTCTACTACACTACTCATAATCTGCAAATTTATTTTGCATAATGTTCAAATCCATCACATGAGAAATTTGATAGGAAAACAAATCAAACCAAACAAAAAGTTCAAGGTTCTACTCACAATTGAAACATATACATGCCCAAATAGAGATGGCCAACAAGCCGGGTTAGGTGGGTCATGAGTGGGCTGGATCAAACCAACGTGATCCAATCCACTACGGGCTGTGTCGGGTGGGCTGAGTCAGACCCGACCCACTGGCCATCTCTATGCCCCAACTGACAAACCTAAGTTGACCTATCAAAAGCTTTTTCATTACCAGTTCAAGACAACAAATATTTTTAGACACTATCACAAATCAGTGTTGCAGGTTCAAAGGAAGAAGTAAAACCACATCTacaaatgtgttttttttttttttttttgagtcagTGAGGAGATTGAGGAGCAGTGGTCTTCTTGAAGTCAATCTTATCAACCTTAACTTCCCCATCAATAAGCTCGTAGACGTAAACTACCACACGAAGCCCGTCAATATCCATCAGAACAAAGCTCGGGTTAACATCATAGGTGATGCTACTGTATGCACCTGTGGCTGATCCTGGGTTTATGACAACACCGCCTTCGTGCTTGTATGCAGTAAATTGATGTGTGTGTCCGGTAACGAGGATGTCCACGTCCAACTGTCTTTGAAGCATGGCTAACGAGTCCAAGTCCCCCCACGGAACAACCTGCAAGAAATTCATAAATTGCTTACTAGATTAGACCAGATAAATCATACCAGATCAGAACAGAAAAAAAACAATCACATAAAACAATCAGACCACACCAGGAAAAAACAATCACATAAAACAATCAGACCAGACAAGATCAGACACACCAGAAACTAGAAATATTAGACTAgatcaggtgaagagaacaaggccTAACACGGGAAAGTATATTCACATATATCCCCCGTTACAAAAATGAGTCAATAACATTGGAGAATGGAGTAACAAGCCTCTAGTTAGAAATGGCAGAACTTGGAAAAATTTCGAGGCCAACAAGGTTTTAACCTTGACCCCTTAATTATAAGGGAAACTGATGTTACTGTTCCGAATTTTTGTAACTGCTTTTAAAAGGTAGAATATCACACATGGAGTATATCCTATTCTAAAACTCCAACTAATCCAAGAACTGCAAATAAGGAAAGAGGAAGCACACAAGTGAACTCCAAGTAATCCAAGAATGACGCGAAGCATTGCTGAAGGAGGGAAAAAAGAGAATGTACCGTTCTTTACATGTCCATCCTAGATTCTACACCTTTCTAGCTTTctaggttgctcaacccaaatattcAGGTAATTTTCACACAAGTTTTTCTAAATTCACACTACCCACTCAGACCTTCTCTTCCTTTCACTCTCTCTTACCAAAGATAAATACAAGTGGAAATGAAGTCTTCAAACCACTTTTGTCTTTCCCATTCCTGCAACCAAACAGCTCAGGGAAACGGAGATTGATAAAGCAATAAAAGGCATGGGGAAGATTCTATAATTACAATACGAATCAACAATACCACATAGAAAAATCTTCAGTTCCAGGCTTCGcgtaaaaaaaatcataatctTCCAACAAAGTCAAGATAATCCAGCCAGTACACAGCACTGCAATGACACGGGGAAAGCAAGACTAACCAGATGTTGCACTAATTGAGAAAAAAACAATTCTTTCCATTACCCCACTTGCGAAACAAGCGAAAGATGTACCTCCAACTAATTACTAAATCCAAATAGTTTCAAGGAGATTCCTAGTCAAAACTCTACATCATGGCCTGAACTTCAGAAAGCATTTAACACAGCATTCAGGTATCCCAAAATATTTATAACCATTCTACTACCGAGATAAGAGAAATATGTACCTCCAACTaattactactccctctgtcctaAAATGTTCTTTACGTATTCCATTTCGGGTatcccaaaatgttctttacgtttCCTTTATATTATcccataaatgctttaatattctttcaaaatttgtgtcaagaattattttaatcaatcaaattcattggggTATTTAATCTctaacacttttccattggggcATGAAATCTTTTTCACTTTCCCAATGTtagatttttgataaaagtgaaaacattataaataaacgtaatttgccttgtttaaataaaaaaaaacagaggaatctcaatgcacattcaTCTATACTATACATTAAAAGACGTTTCTACAAACTTCTACACGCCACGTGGCGCTCTCCCTCAATCCATAAGTCTATGCTATCAATACACTTTCattaaaaaattaagaaacatgGTTTGCATAAGATTTGAACCTGCAACTTCCTATTTTAAACACTAGAGTATTATCCAATTGAGCTATAACCTTTTACATATTATCTTTGCAAAATTAACATTAATATAATATAGAATAATTATTTTGTggaaaaaattcaaacataatttcattaaagaatataataattaattgttattcGCATAATAATCCGGGGCATCGCCTGGGCTCAAATACTAGTTAGTCGTTAAATCGCATGcaaaatatcaaacgtaaagaacattttgggacggaggaagtaaatCCAAATAGTCCCAAGGAAATTCCTAGTCAGAACTTGACAACTGGCCTGAACCTCAGAGAGCATTTAACATAGCCTTCAGGtttgtataatttatttatttttggtagCAGATTATTACACATGTTAACGTAATCACATTCTTCCTAATGCAGTTGGGGTCTTCGGGGGAGGGCAACAATGATATACTCTTGTTACAGAAGATGCAACATAGTAGCGccatgttttgtttgttttatatCCAACACATCAACATGAAAGATGCGAAAATCACAAGAATAGCCCAGACCAACAAATTTAAAcaaactagattaggtcccttGCACGCACGGATATTATTAAATTATACTTTGACCATCTTTTTATAGAATATTTGAGTAACAAAGAATTATTCGAAAATAAAGTAGTATGGAGTACAAAAGATTTTGATAGATTTTCAAAAGATTAATAAGGTTTTAGTCAAATATGCtgaatgttttccataaaaaattattgaaacaaataaattaattaaaaaacataCAAGTTTTGGCGGGAAATTTTTTCActaggaaatgacacgtgtcattcttgGTGTCATTTTAGTATAATGCAATAGATGTCCAACCTGGTGACCATGACAAAGTCCAAGCTTGAATTGGCCGATGGTTAGGGTTTTTGTCTCTGGATAACGCGCGTCTTCATCATATTCACCTCGAGTAATATGAAGATCTGGACATAATGTTTTTAGGTAGTCATGTACTTCCTGCAGAAATAAACTTTGTATGAGATAATAGTAACAATATATTTTGGGATCTGCCAACTAAGTTTCATTATCTAAAATTTCCAAGGAAACAAAAACAACGATATTATAATACATGCACGAGTACAATCTGAAATAACTCAAGCAATTTTCACTACCGCACCCATACTAAGTTATATGCAATCAAATCCAAGATTAGTCAGCAATTGAGCACAGCTTATACATATTTGCAACAATTTAAGAAAGGAAAGGCATCCCTTATGCTAGAAACAGAGGAGAGATTCTAATGCCAATACAACAAATTGCAGAATTGAGATCTTGCAAACATTTCAAAATTAGTGCTTTTTCTGTCCTTTTCTCCCTTTCTCCAGCAGACAAAAGAGAGACGTTATGACTGAATATGGAATCAAGTGTAGGGTGATCCGTTCAGTGCAATCAAGCCACCAAATGAACCACATACTCTCCTGTCCATTATTTAAACCTAGATAATTCCAAGTCAAACAAAAGTACATGGGATTATGGTAACTGAAGGCAAGCCAAACCAACAATGAGAGGAACTAATCACTGCAATATAGGAGCAGTTTTTCAGCATTTCAACCTACCAGTAACTACAGTAACCAACGATTTACAGAGAATTCTATGCACATCTTATACTGAATTCTTTGAATTAACCTTCAAAAATAGACCCAGCATCCAAAATATTATTCATTGGAGTCTGAGGTCCACAACAAGGCCAAAACTTATGGTACGAAACATCAACCTTTTGCGGAGTGCACAAGGGAAAAAGAAAGTGAAATTGGCTCCTTTCATCAGAGGAATAATACTAAACAGTCCATGAGAGAGTTACATCTAATAAtaggaaaatttgccaaaaactaccttatttactttttaaatttttgtcTAAGGTTACCTTAAAATTTCTTTTACTCATGGTGCCTCTAAAAACTTAAGCATTCCGACTAATCTCCCTGACCTGCTGTCCATATGGGTCCCTTTGTTGCTTTGCCtccaatttaatttaattccaGAAAGTGATAAATATAAAAAGAACTGGATATACATTTAGTCAAcaaggaaaaggaaaaaaataactGAGAACACACTTTGGCATCTCTTTAATCCAAAGCCAAGTACGTACCCTAATTGTGACATACTTATCTTGTATTTAACCCACTTCCCCCATTTTACAGCCCCTTGCTAACAAGGAATGTTCTTGGATCTCATATATCAAGATGACCTTTGTATCCGCCTTCTCTAAACCATAGCAAGACCTCTGTCATTTTATGCATCCTATCAGCTACACGAACATGGCACtttaacaataaataattcaagggAGTATAAGACACAGAAAAAGAGTAATTCTATGAATTAATGAGATGTGGGATCTCTTCTGTTCAGCAAACCTCTTAGGCACTTACTCAACCACAAAGTCCCCAAAAGAAACTTCAAATTAGTACTCAAGGGTTCAATCTTGAAGTTGCTGGATCCTATAGAGAAAAACTAAGAAACGAAGGATAGCGAGCTAGAGAAATTGGTGTGGAGGATAAACTAGATGGGTCATGGTCTAAGGAAAGACCATTTCAAATAAGCTTAATGCCATTTGTTTATCTTTGTATTTTACTTGTAAGGACTACTTTGTTTCTCTGCTTAAGTTCCTTTTCTGCTCTAGAAAAATCTCTTTCCTAATACAAATGGCCTAGAAGCATAATTAAGAACTGCACAATTATCTTCATGAGCTGGACTAACTTAACTAAAGCTAAGAACCAAGgtgaattaaaattattaaaaaatgggtATATAATTCTAAATAATATCTCAAATGCCTACTCTAAGAACACTAACATCTGCAAATGCAAAATCCATACAGCAATCCGCTCAACTCCTAATTGTATCTTCCGCTGAGAAACTCTCAttgttcacaaattcttatataGCCCACTCACTCAACCCAACAGCCTTCCGAAAATCTAGTTAGAAATGACTCCCCTCTTCCAGCCACCTCAAATTCTACAGGTTGTATCCAAAATTTATTAAACCTTCCCAGAAACACTTAGCGCCAAAGAAATATAGGAGTACTACAAAAGTCTGTCAAGAGTACTTTAGTAAAATCGGGTAAACACTTGAATTGAAGCTGATAAGAGGAAGATCTTAGACCCCTACGACATTTAGTGGAAAGGACAAATGAGTCAGATAACAACTTATCCGGTATCACATCTCATGAATttttctgaagtacctaaaggAGCCCATCCATAATATCCTAACACCCAAATATAGACGAAATTGCAATTGAACCCTCGCAATGGGAGACTTGCCTATATCTGAACTATATACAACGTTCATAAAAACTCTTCTAAACGCTTATGAACCCAACAATGTCCTAAGTCAAAAATAGGTTTCTGACACAGAGCATATGGCAGTTCTTCATCTCCTAGAAAAGCATTGATAAAATACTCTTCCAATGGCATGCAACCCAATGTATTGACACGAAAATAAAAACAGAGGTTTATGATCAAAATCACATAACATACAATGGTTCTCTGGATTCCGAGAAACATTCATTACAAAAGAGGAGATCTCAGCAACAAGCAAGAATAATCTGCTCCTCTAAACCAACCTGTCATCCTGAAGTTATAATCCCTTACTTCACTTTTATCATTCATAAGAATGCACCTTTCCTTCAAAACCAAGTACTCCATTCtattttttaaggaaaaaaaacTATCAACTCAAGAGTCCCTCGTTCTGTAGCAATGGAGTCATGAAGGGCCTTCAGTTTATTAATCTTACATCACAAAGTACTTCAATCTATTACTTCAGCTTGTCCTTCACAAAATTGAAACTACAATCTTTCAACCTCACTACTGCCACCATATGCAAATATTATCCTTAGTTCATACTcacacttctaaagtcctttttTTATAATCCGAGTACGGAACCTCCCTCCAAATAGAAAAAAGACCTTGGACTAAGCTCCTAACTGATTAGAAAACTAATCCAACACAGCTCGAGTGCTAGCATTTGGCATCTTGTACGCACAACACTTCTCGTTACAGGCGGAAATTCATGCGTCAAAAAGAAGTTCATATGCTTTTCTCACAATGGAAATAAGAAATTTGAGTACCATAACACAACATTTAGCAATCTTTGCACACTGGATGCAGAAGGATAGCTTGCATGGCTCGAAAATGTAAGATTTATTCGGACCAAGCAAATCATATCCTGTTGTTCTAGAAAGAATATTAGGGATCTCAAGTGGCAAGAGCCTTCCCCTCCCCCAGCCTCAGTACATGCTAAGGGATGCTCCTTAGTAACCGTACTTTAAGCGGGGGATAAAAAAGAGTTTCTTGCTTTCATACACAAAATGCACATTGGTTAAAAATAAGGATGTGACTGCTTGTGTTTGGCAATAAGATGAGGAGTAACCTAACTCACACAGTCATGTTACACATGGGTAAATGTCCAAGTGTCCGACTTTTGCAGTCAATGGTTCAATTTAGCCAATGATGCACCTACCTTCAACTGCTTAACGAACTCTTTCTCCTTGTACACACTCCTTAAGGGGCACATTACCGGGATACACTTAGCTCTAGGTGCACCCTTCCACATTTCCACCTCACATGCATAGAGCATAAGGGGAAAATGTGATAGGGTCCACCAAAGGGCATAAAAACACCCTTTGGTGCACCAAGTTTTAGATACAAACGGGTGCACCTAAGATTTTGTACTTCTCAAGGGCTCCTTCTTTTTGTGAGAAATGTGCATGTGAGGTGGAAATGTGAAACGGTCCACCAAAGGGAATAAAAACACCATTTGGTGCACCTAGCTTTAAGTGCAACCGGGAGCACCTAAGAATTTATACTCTTTATGGCTCCTTTTTTTTGTGAGAAAGAATTATATTAACCTAGTTCCAAAATACTTTCTCCGTTTGTTTCATTCTTCAAGTGTGATTTTCAGGTATAAATGACTTCACATCAAAGAAGCAAGAAACTATAGCACCGTTGGTTCTAAATTCTAATTCGATACAAAAGTTCACTACCAAAAACAAGTGCTCATAAAAATCACCCCTTTCTCTTGGAACTTAAAAAGAGCTTGCAAACAACTTTGTAATTTCAAGCAGATTGCAGAATTACTTTCATATAATGTTAATCTTTCGCTCTTCGACGGTATCATATCCTTTGTTAACCAATGTACCCTACTTTGGTTCAAACAAAAAATGATGCCTTTTAAGTACTCAGTCCTCAACAACTGCAAATCCACAAAACAACATCAACATTCTGTATATAAAAATTCAAACTTTGAATTGTCGGACATTGTAATTGTATCCTAGGTTATATACAAgcacaaaaacaacaaaaaaaataaaaacattccACCATGATCATCAATCAACCCAGAAAATTAAACAAACTTAAATCAATGATCTCAATAACCCACTTCAAAAACAGCTCTCAAAAGTAcaatcaacacacacaaaaacaCAAGCAATCAAGACCCAGAAAAGGTCAAAGGAGAGAGAGGGGAAAAAAGAAACATACTTTGATGCAAAGATTACCAGTGCAGATGATGTGTTGAATCTTTCCAGGAACAAGCATAGACTTGAATTTAGCAGGGAGATCAGGTGCTCTATGTGGGATGTGCAAATCACCTATCGCCAATACCAACACCATTCTTTCACTCACAATTCACAAATTGCAGGTCGTCAAGAACAGAGTTTGCATTCGGGGTTTTACCCGAGATCGGTTTTTTTGTtaacttttttaaaataaaaaaaaaattgtgtgcgTTCTTGCCCAAATATAACCCCCGAAAGTAGACGGGTAAAAAATCGACCCGATTTGAAATCGGCCTGGAAATaatgggtcttgaacaagattttgtgacagTTAAGCCGATTTTATCCAAATCTGAACAATCCGAAATAACATAATGGATTAAAAATTGACCGAATCCGTTTTGACCCGATGGATTGAAAATCGATGTATTAATAGTAATTAAACCTCCGAGAGTAGACCGGTAAAAAATTGACCCGACATAAAAATACTGGTTCTCAAATAAGATTTAGTGACCGGAGCCTGATTTTATCCGAAGCTaaacaacccgaaaagtaatgggttaAAACCATACCGGATACGTTTTTTTTACCTGGCCGATTGAAAATCGTTGTATTTAATTTGTAGAAATATTTGAGATTATAAGAAATTTTAAGCACAATAAACACGTTGTTACTACTTTTGAGTGTAACatgattttgatttgaattctacgtcattttatggttggattttactaaatataaacttgtgctTGTACggaaaattgttaatttgtgcggatattttgtatatatattacacaagttaatgaaaatataatgcatgTTTTagaatctctcaacccgttagGTCAACCTGAACCCGAAAACTGAGTGCTGAACAGGCATTTGTAAGctcgaacccgaaagtgaccgacctgAATTAATTTGAATCTGTATTTGTTATATAACCCGACCCAACCTACCCGTTTGACAGGCATAATCGAAACTAAAGATTCTTAGATGTGACAAGTTTGTTTCAATGTTTGCAGTTTAGGTATGACTGGAAATCTCAGGGGGTATTCACCTGTTTGGTATGCGGGAATAGTGTGACATTAAGAtgagaatttgtattttgttatgaaattagggagaatgggagagagaggaagagagaaacaaGCGGTTATAATCTTACTTCATTAACATAATATGTACACATACGTACATTATATAGGATAAGGATGTCAAGGGCATAATGGacatccacaatacaatatatttataacactcccccttggatgtccattatctaaaataatacaatgaCCCAGTAATATACATGAGAtgatgcctcattaaaaacctttctaggaaaaccctgtgggataaaaacctagtgaaggaaaagagtacaacactcatcataatacgcttgggatgttgcctcgttaaaaaccttaccagaaaaacccaatgggacaaaaccatggttaagggaaaaagagtgcaacgcgtattttCTCCCCCTGATGAATACATCACTTGAGATCTTCCAATTCAATGAATCTAATATTGTTGATAACTTTTCAAATGTAGCAACATGGAGCTCTTTGAAAGTTGATTCTTCTCAATttgacttgaattttcaaatcttCACTTGTATGCGCTAGGTGAGTATTTATATCtccaaaattttgaaaataatacctgAAATAATATACTTTCTTGTACATAATATTACAAAATGTATCCTTTCACGTTGGACATATATaaaccttcttctggaggtcatAAGTAGTAGTAATCATCAATGTTGATCAAAAAATTTCTTGTCGTACTTTCATGACAATGCATGATATATAATAATATCACTGTCCAACTTAGGGTATAATGTGatttatggttcttctggaccataaaataaaactcaatgtaaggacattacatactcttatcttataattttgaatcaactcatatttgtacaagaattcttccgtgaataaactaatatgtatatttcataattctcaagtactcaaactactggttgagaTGACATTTCAAAACACTCTTCAAGAGTTTTGATTATATCTCATCAATGTTGTGACATTCATATGCAAAACTTAAAGGGCtagatgtttaagaacatcatgtataagttcttcaggaactctccttatttgcatgattcataacGCTAATAAATCGATATTGCATATAAACTTTTGTCACAAATATTAGCCCAATGGAGTAAGAATCTCCtcttataaatttgaataaagttgCAAATTCGTCTTACCCTTCTTTGGATGCATATTCATATACGACatcataatagttttgaaacataTATAACTGGATAAATGAACATCATATCATGATAAAgcataaaacaaactaaatgtatgatgaatgatgcatttacctattaaCTACACATGTGTATGAATGTAAGACTCAAATGCAAAACATTGTACAATGTAgatatttcaaatccataacttgttggacttcaggtccatgagctcatttgatcattataatgatgtctacatcgaaatagacatagatttacgatccttattcaaaatccattatttatcgcatatgcattatattttGGTTCAATCATCTACAGGTATCATTAATATTCTTCAACATATATTTTGCATtctattcatcaatgatatctgaatacttaTTAAATAGGTACCATTCATCTTTTCTCACGGGCCATCTATTGtagttcagatatctataccacttcaagggtatttcatacactatatattagtattttctttattttcaataatatcatcaactgcattatcttgccattttcatataaataaatctatatctCATCACTGCGTTGGAACcgtatatataatctacacttcaggtgcaaagatttaaataaatattggcaagatCATTATagtaacatcgagcactatgaccATTATACACATTTATGCATCTGAACATGTAACAATTTAACATaatcaagtcatagatatttatgtccaaacatacttcgAGGACATACAGTTGGCAtttacacttactcatatggggatcaatatattatctttcaattttgccaacttattctagctcgtctccccctaagttgggaaaatattttcaatatattaTGGGGCATAAAATCCTTCACCAACTAATGATACACTTTTCAGCGTGTATTTTAATAAATGTTTCATATTTTCAttctcttctggagatcaaCATTAATCACGGGGAGTAGATGCACTGTgcagttgtttttttttttcttcatattttctcatttcgtgctgacgtatgattgccccaatcaagagatttatgatatttaaatcaatcacaaaacacttgtaaacttcttagtgatcttcaagtcacttactatcatttttggtgaacttcaggtcacttactatcatggtgaacttcaaGTCACCTATCATATAActatacaagttttcaaagtaattaatatctcttgtatttattttctcaatcgattTATTATAACTATTCaattgaaatacaactcaaattcatcattatgtcttgcctttaaatatatacaacatatgagggaATGTCAACACATAAATTCCACTTTTAATTGACTTTTGGATACAAATCACGAGAATGTATAATTTTCCTCAAATTTTTCATTGAGAGGGGTCAACACACTCCATTTGATAACTTTATTTGataatttttcatttttcatttttcattttttgacTTATTTTGATAGAT contains these protein-coding regions:
- the LOC110775855 gene encoding vacuolar protein sorting-associated protein 29, yielding MVLVLAIGDLHIPHRAPDLPAKFKSMLVPGKIQHIICTGNLCIKEVHDYLKTLCPDLHITRGEYDEDARYPETKTLTIGQFKLGLCHGHQVVPWGDLDSLAMLQRQLDVDILVTGHTHQFTAYKHEGGVVINPGSATGAYSSITYDVNPSFVLMDIDGLRVVVYVYELIDGEVKVDKIDFKKTTAPQSPH